Proteins encoded together in one Anas acuta chromosome 10, bAnaAcu1.1, whole genome shotgun sequence window:
- the SIAH1 gene encoding E3 ubiquitin-protein ligase SIAH1 isoform X2 — MSRQTATALPTGTSKCTPSQRVPALTGTTASNNDLASLFECPVCFDYVLPPILQCQSGHLVCSNCRPKLTCCPTCRGPLGSIRNLAMEKVANSVLFPCKYASSGCEITLPHTEKADHEELCEFRPYSCPCPGASCKWQGSLDAVMPHLMHQHKSITTLQGEDIVFLATDINLPGAVDWVMMQSCFGFHFMLVLEKQEKYDGHQQFFAIVQLIGTRKQAENFAYRLELNGHRRRLTWEATPRSIHEGIATAIMNSDCLVFDTSIAQLFAENGNLGINVTISMC; from the coding sequence atgaGCCGTCAGACTGCTACAGCACTACCTACAGGTACTTCAAAGTGTACGCCATCACAGAGGGTGCCTGCACTGACTGGCACTACAGCTTCCAATAATGACTTGGCTAGTCTCTTTGAATGTCCTGTTTGTTTTGACTATGTGCTGCCACCAATTCTTCAGTGTCAGAGTGGCCATCTTGTTTGTAGCAACTGTCGCCCCAAACTTACGTGCTGTCCAACTTGCCGAGGCCCGCTGGGCTCCATTCGTAACCTGGCTATGGAGAAAGTTGCCAATTCTGTACTATTCCCGTGTAAATATGCCTCTTCCGGATGTGAGATAACTTTGccacacacagaaaaagcagaccATGAGGAGCTGTGTGAGTTTAGGCCTTATTCCTGTCCATGTCCTGGTGCTTCATGTAAATGGCAAGGTTCTCTGGATGCTGTAATGCCACATCTGATGCATCAACATAAGTCAATTACCACACTTCAGGGAGAAGATATAGTGTTCCTTGCTACAGACATTAATCTTCCTGGTGCTGTTGACTGGGTTATGATGCAGTCTTGTTTTGGCTTTCATTTCATGTTAGTATtggagaaacaggaaaaatatgatGGTCACCAGCAGTTCTTTGCGATTGTACAGCTGATAGGAACACGCAAGCAAGCAGAAAACTTTGCTTATCGACTTGAGTTAAACGGTCATAGGCGGCGATTGACTTGGGAAGCAACTCCTCGATCTATCCATGAGGGAATTGCAACAGCCATTATGAATAGTGACTGTCTAGTCTTTGACACCAGCATTGCACAGCTCTTTGCAGAAAATGGCAATTTAGGCATCAATGTAACTATATCAATGTGTTGA
- the SIAH1 gene encoding E3 ubiquitin-protein ligase SIAH1 isoform X1 translates to MSEPGTEKGADVGKLEAFQQQEHRSKVGGYCGEEREMSRQTATALPTGTSKCTPSQRVPALTGTTASNNDLASLFECPVCFDYVLPPILQCQSGHLVCSNCRPKLTCCPTCRGPLGSIRNLAMEKVANSVLFPCKYASSGCEITLPHTEKADHEELCEFRPYSCPCPGASCKWQGSLDAVMPHLMHQHKSITTLQGEDIVFLATDINLPGAVDWVMMQSCFGFHFMLVLEKQEKYDGHQQFFAIVQLIGTRKQAENFAYRLELNGHRRRLTWEATPRSIHEGIATAIMNSDCLVFDTSIAQLFAENGNLGINVTISMC, encoded by the exons ATGAGCGAGCCGGGCACTGAGAAGGGTGCAGACGTGGGGAAGCTGGAGGCGTTTCAGCAGCAAGAACACAGGAGCAAAGTGGGAGGATATTGTGGTGAGGAAAGAG aaatgaGCCGTCAGACTGCTACAGCACTACCTACAGGTACTTCAAAGTGTACGCCATCACAGAGGGTGCCTGCACTGACTGGCACTACAGCTTCCAATAATGACTTGGCTAGTCTCTTTGAATGTCCTGTTTGTTTTGACTATGTGCTGCCACCAATTCTTCAGTGTCAGAGTGGCCATCTTGTTTGTAGCAACTGTCGCCCCAAACTTACGTGCTGTCCAACTTGCCGAGGCCCGCTGGGCTCCATTCGTAACCTGGCTATGGAGAAAGTTGCCAATTCTGTACTATTCCCGTGTAAATATGCCTCTTCCGGATGTGAGATAACTTTGccacacacagaaaaagcagaccATGAGGAGCTGTGTGAGTTTAGGCCTTATTCCTGTCCATGTCCTGGTGCTTCATGTAAATGGCAAGGTTCTCTGGATGCTGTAATGCCACATCTGATGCATCAACATAAGTCAATTACCACACTTCAGGGAGAAGATATAGTGTTCCTTGCTACAGACATTAATCTTCCTGGTGCTGTTGACTGGGTTATGATGCAGTCTTGTTTTGGCTTTCATTTCATGTTAGTATtggagaaacaggaaaaatatgatGGTCACCAGCAGTTCTTTGCGATTGTACAGCTGATAGGAACACGCAAGCAAGCAGAAAACTTTGCTTATCGACTTGAGTTAAACGGTCATAGGCGGCGATTGACTTGGGAAGCAACTCCTCGATCTATCCATGAGGGAATTGCAACAGCCATTATGAATAGTGACTGTCTAGTCTTTGACACCAGCATTGCACAGCTCTTTGCAGAAAATGGCAATTTAGGCATCAATGTAACTATATCAATGTGTTGA